The Sphingobacteriales bacterium DNA segment CGGGCGTACGTTACCACATTGTACGCGGTGCATTGGATACGGCGGGCGTAAACAACCGCCAGAAAAGCCGTTCCAAATACGGAACCAAGAAAGGAAAAGCAGGTGCTGCTGCTGCTCCGGCAAAAGGAAAAGGAAAAAAATAATTCTATAATTTAGAAGATAGTATATAGATGAGAAAGCAAAAAGCAAAAAAACGATATTTAGCACCGGATCCGGTTTATGGAGATCCGTTGATTACGCGTTTTGTCAACAACCTGATGATTGGCGGTAAAAAAAGTACTGCATATACCGCTTTTTACGAAGCGATGGAGCGTATCAAGAAATCTACCAATGAAGAAGGATATGAAATCTGGAAAAAGGCTATGGACAATGCTATGCCGGCTGTAGAAGTGAAAAGCCGAAGAATCGGTGGTGCGACTTTCCAGATTCCTACTCCGATCCGCGAAGACAGAAAATTATTTATGACTATCCGCTGGCTGATTCAGTTTTCCCGTAAAAGAAACGGTAAATCAATGGGTGATAAGCTGGCAGCAGAGTTAATCGCAGCAGCAAAAGGAGAAGGAGCGGCAGTGAAAAGAAAAGAGGATACGCATAAAATGGCAGAAGCCAACAAGGCATTCTCACACTTTAAAGTATAATAAAAATAAAATTGTAAGGTGCATAAAGCATCTAAATAGGAAAAAAATGGCACGCGATTTAAAATTTACAAGGAATATTGGTATTGCAGCTCACATTGATGCTGGCAAAACAACTACGACTGAACGTATTTTGTACTATGCCGGTGTTAACCACAAGATTGGAGAGGTACACGATGGTGCTTCTACAATGGACTGGATGGTTCAGGAAGCTGAACGTGGAATCACCATTACTTCTGCAGCAACTACGGTCGGCTGGAAGTACAGAAGTAATGATTATCACGTAAATATCATAGATACTCCCGGACACGTTGACTTCACGGTTGAAGTAAACCGCTCGCTGCGTGTATTGGACGGACTGGTTTTCCTGTTTTCTGCAGTGGATGGTGTAGAGCCTCAGTCAGAAACGAACTGGCGCTTGGCAAATAACTATAATGTAGCCCGTATCGGTTTCGTCAATAAAATGGACAGAGCAGGTGCAGACTTCCTGATGGTGGTGGAGCAGGTGAAAAAGATGTTGGGTTCAAATGCAGTTCCATTGCAATTGCCAATCGGTGCAGAAGATACATTTAAGGGTGTGGTGGATTTAATCAACTTCAGAGGTATCATCTGGAATGAACATGACAGAGGTATGACATACAATGTAGTGGAAATCCCTGCCGATATGGTGGAGGAGGCTACCATGTGGAGAGAGAAACTATTGGAAGCGGTATCTGAATATGATGATAAACTGATGGAAAAATTCTTCGAAGATCCAACTTCCATCACTGAAAGAGAAATCTTGGATGCACTTCGTGCAGCTTGCCTGGATATGAAAATTGTCCCGATGCTGTGCGGTTCATCTTTCAAAGATAAAGGCGTTCAAACCATGCTGGATTTAGTAATGGAATTGATGCCAAGTCCGTTAGACAGACCTAATATTGTGGGCACACATCCTGATACAGGCGCGGAAATCGTTCGTAAACCTAGCTACGACGAGCCTTTTACAGGTTTGGCATTTAAAATTGCAACAGACCCTTATGTTGGTCGTCTGGCGTTTACACGTGCTTATTCAGGTGTATTGGAGGCTGGTTCATACGTATTGAATACCAGAAGTGGAAATAAGGAACGTATTTCCCGTATTTTCCAAATGCATGCCAATAAACAGAATCCTATTGAAAGATTGGGAGCTGGGGATATCGGTGCTGTGGTAGGTTTTAAAGATATCAGGACAGGGGATACCCTTTGTGCTGAAGGAAATCCTATCGTGCTGGAGTCTATGAAATTCCCTGATCCGGTTATTGGTTTGGCAATCGAGCCTAAAACACAAAAAGATGCCGACAAATTAGGTATGGCATTGGGCAAGCTGGCTGAAGAGGATCCTACATTCAAGGTGAAATACGATGAAGATACGGCGCAAACCGTTATCAGCGGTATGGGTGAGTTACACCTCGAAATCATCGTTGACCGTTTGTTGCGTGAGTTCAAAGTGGAATGTAACCAGGGAGCTCCTCAGGTAAATTATAAAGAAACGATTACACAGACGATTGACCATAGAGAAAAATATGCAAAACAGTCTGGCGGTCGTGGAAAATTCGCAGATATTCAGATAGAAATAGGACCGGGCGAAGAAGGAAAAGAAGGTTTGGAATTCGTGAATGATATCTTTGGTGGTTCAATCCCACGTGAGTTTATCCCTTCTGTAGAAAAAGGATTTAAGGAGGCGATGAAAACGGGTGTTTTGGCGGGTTATGAAGTGCCAAGTCTGAAAGTACGTTTATATGATGGGTCTTTCCACCAGGTGGACTCGGATTCATTCTCTTTTGAGCAGGCCGCGAAATTCGCTTTCCGCGAAGCATGCAGAAAAGCGAATCCTATCTTGCTGGAACCTATCATGAAACTGGAAGTAATCACTCCGGAAGAAAACACGGGTGATGTGGTAGGTGACCTAAACCGTCGTCGTGGTATGATGGAAGGTATGGAAATGAAAAACAATGCCAACGTAATCAAGGCAAAAGTTCCATTGTCCGAAATGTTTGGTTATGTGACCGATCTGAGAACCATCACATCCGGTAGAGCAACCTCCATCATGGAGTTTTCTCATTATGCCCAGGCACCGAACAACATTACAGAGCAGGTGGTGGCAAAAGCAAAATCTAAAGTAAAAGCTGATTAATAGATAGTATATATCATGGCACAGAAAATTAGAATAAAATTAAAATCGTACGATCACAATCTGGTGGACAAGTCTGCTGAAAAAATCGTAAAAACGGTGCGCAGTGCCGGAGCAGTGGTAACCGGTCCAATTCCATTGCCTACCAACAAGAAAATATTTACGGTGTTGAAATCACCACACGTAAATAAGGTGGCGAGAGAGCAGTTCAAATTGTGTACGTACAAGAGATTATTGGATATTTACAGTGCAACACCAAAAACTGTAGATGCATTAATGAAATTAGAATTACCAAGTGGTGTGGATGTAGAAATTAAAGTGTAATAAGTCATGGCAGGAATAATAGGAACAAAAGTAGGTATGA contains these protein-coding regions:
- the rpsG gene encoding 30S ribosomal protein S7 — encoded protein: MRKQKAKKRYLAPDPVYGDPLITRFVNNLMIGGKKSTAYTAFYEAMERIKKSTNEEGYEIWKKAMDNAMPAVEVKSRRIGGATFQIPTPIREDRKLFMTIRWLIQFSRKRNGKSMGDKLAAELIAAAKGEGAAVKRKEDTHKMAEANKAFSHFKV
- the fusA gene encoding elongation factor G, with the translated sequence MARDLKFTRNIGIAAHIDAGKTTTTERILYYAGVNHKIGEVHDGASTMDWMVQEAERGITITSAATTVGWKYRSNDYHVNIIDTPGHVDFTVEVNRSLRVLDGLVFLFSAVDGVEPQSETNWRLANNYNVARIGFVNKMDRAGADFLMVVEQVKKMLGSNAVPLQLPIGAEDTFKGVVDLINFRGIIWNEHDRGMTYNVVEIPADMVEEATMWREKLLEAVSEYDDKLMEKFFEDPTSITEREILDALRAACLDMKIVPMLCGSSFKDKGVQTMLDLVMELMPSPLDRPNIVGTHPDTGAEIVRKPSYDEPFTGLAFKIATDPYVGRLAFTRAYSGVLEAGSYVLNTRSGNKERISRIFQMHANKQNPIERLGAGDIGAVVGFKDIRTGDTLCAEGNPIVLESMKFPDPVIGLAIEPKTQKDADKLGMALGKLAEEDPTFKVKYDEDTAQTVISGMGELHLEIIVDRLLREFKVECNQGAPQVNYKETITQTIDHREKYAKQSGGRGKFADIQIEIGPGEEGKEGLEFVNDIFGGSIPREFIPSVEKGFKEAMKTGVLAGYEVPSLKVRLYDGSFHQVDSDSFSFEQAAKFAFREACRKANPILLEPIMKLEVITPEENTGDVVGDLNRRRGMMEGMEMKNNANVIKAKVPLSEMFGYVTDLRTITSGRATSIMEFSHYAQAPNNITEQVVAKAKSKVKAD
- the rpsJ gene encoding 30S ribosomal protein S10 produces the protein MAQKIRIKLKSYDHNLVDKSAEKIVKTVRSAGAVVTGPIPLPTNKKIFTVLKSPHVNKVAREQFKLCTYKRLLDIYSATPKTVDALMKLELPSGVDVEIKV